Proteins from a single region of Heptranchias perlo isolate sHepPer1 chromosome 34, sHepPer1.hap1, whole genome shotgun sequence:
- the LOC137301597 gene encoding calmodulin-like protein 4 — MAKFLTQDQIHEFKECFSLYDKTRKGKISAGDLITVMRCLGTRPTPGEVERHLLHHKIERSGELDFSTFLAIIHQQTQQEDPQKEILEAMLMTDKQKRGFITASELRAKLTQLGEKLTNKEVDDLLREANISPNGIVKYEDFIQIITLPPTDY; from the exons AATTCAAGGAGTGCTTCTCCCTGTATGACAAGACTCGCAAAGGCAAGATATCCGCTGGAGACCTGATCACAGTGATGCGATGCCTGGGCACCAGACCCACAccgggagaggtggagagacaccTGCTGCATCATAAAATAG AAAGAAGTGGGGAATTGGATTTCTCGACGTTCCTTGCAATCATTCACCAGCAAACTCAGCAGGAGGATCCACAGAAAGAGATCCTGGAAGCCATGTTGATGACCGACAAGCAGAAAAGAGGCTTCATAACGGCGTCTGAGCTGAGGGCCAAATTAACCCAACTCGGGGAGAAACTGACCAACAAGGAAG TTGACGACCTCCTAAGAGAAGCAAATATTTCCCCGAACGGCATTGTGAAATATGAAGACTTCATCCAGATCATCACTCTGCCTCCAACAGATTACTGA